The following proteins are co-located in the Desulfuromonas acetexigens genome:
- a CDS encoding RHS repeat-associated core domain-containing protein yields MPVPLLFPRMLKGRKFDYAYDVRGNQRYRYLSADRSKFWEYTWDGENRLRQAALTLGGQVVRTLSFKYDPFGRRIEKQVSDTASTVTTTYVYDGENIVFTTVNDGTNTTTSHTIHGPGIDEPLAQITNGTSTYYHADGLGSIVALTDAAGQIVQRITYDAFGLPTATDPSFANSYAFTAREWDKELGLYYYRARYYDPMEGRFVSKDPIGFAGGINVYAYVENNPVNLVDPDGRFAILPVLAIIGTVYGVLEGVDYVTSVYYNSIILKHLQEQEKLLKVHLEKTDCKDIQKINLLNEAIKANALQQTRIGLGLGKDTISIFYGKATDRR; encoded by the coding sequence GTGCCTGTCCCCTTATTATTTCCCCGGATGCTCAAAGGGCGCAAGTTTGACTACGCCTACGACGTTCGCGGCAATCAACGCTACCGCTACCTCTCGGCGGATCGGAGCAAATTCTGGGAATACACCTGGGACGGCGAAAATCGTCTGCGTCAGGCCGCGCTGACCCTCGGCGGCCAGGTGGTGCGCACCCTCAGCTTCAAGTACGACCCCTTTGGTCGACGCATTGAGAAACAGGTGAGCGACACCGCAAGCACCGTCACCACGACCTACGTCTACGACGGCGAGAATATCGTCTTCACCACCGTCAACGACGGCACCAACACCACGACCAGCCACACCATCCACGGCCCCGGCATCGACGAACCGTTGGCCCAGATCACCAATGGAACCAGCACCTACTACCACGCCGACGGCCTGGGCAGCATCGTCGCCCTGACCGACGCCGCTGGCCAGATCGTGCAGCGCATCACCTACGACGCTTTCGGCCTACCGACCGCCACCGACCCCAGTTTTGCCAACAGCTATGCCTTTACGGCAAGGGAGTGGGATAAGGAGCTCGGACTGTATTACTACCGGGCGCGGTATTATGACCCGATGGAGGGGCGGTTTGTGAGTAAGGACCCGATTGGGTTTGCTGGGGGAATAAACGTCTACGCTTACGTTGAAAACAACCCAGTTAACCTGGTTGACCCTGATGGAAGGTTCGCCATTCTCCCTGTTTTAGCCATAATTGGAACTGTTTATGGTGTTTTAGAGGGAGTCGATTATGTAACAAGCGTATATTACAATAGTATTATTTTAAAGCACCTGCAAGAACAAGAAAAATTGCTTAAGGTTCACTTGGAAAAAACTGATTGCAAAGATATTCAAAAAATAAATTTATTAAATGAAGCAATAAAAGCAAATGCCCTACAACAAACAAGGATTGGGTTAGGTCTTGGAAAAGACACTATTAGTATTTTTTACGGAAAAGCTACAGATAGAAGATAG
- a CDS encoding IS4 family transposase has product MPHCSTVLSQIVRIFPRHEFQSLANKHHTGQKFRSFTRWTQFVAMLTAQLSGRCSLRDVVDNLAVQGQKIYHLGIKAFSRATLARCNENQPHTLYEELFRRLLGRCQSMAPRNRKFKLNGKIYLLDASLLDLTLSLFPWAKYQKTKGAAKLHVGLDADGYLPAFVDLTAGREHEINLARTLALPKGSYVVFDRGYTDYAWYRELCDDGVFFVSRLKSNAIVTPGKKRRGRKSPGVTEDREIRLGNLSETFRLVTYRDAETDIVYQFVTNALDLPAQTVADLYKERWQIELFFKWIKQNLKVKSFLGTSMNAVKTQLWIALCAYLVLSFLKFQSKIGASLQRMLRILQLNLFERRDLTELFNPPTPENGLQNGQLCLL; this is encoded by the coding sequence ATGCCGCATTGTAGCACCGTTCTTTCGCAAATAGTACGAATTTTCCCGAGACATGAATTTCAGTCCCTGGCCAATAAGCATCACACCGGGCAGAAGTTTCGTTCGTTTACCCGCTGGACTCAGTTCGTCGCCATGCTGACGGCGCAGCTGTCCGGCCGATGCAGCCTGCGGGATGTGGTGGATAACCTCGCCGTTCAAGGTCAAAAGATCTACCACCTGGGCATCAAGGCGTTCAGCCGGGCAACCCTGGCGCGCTGCAACGAGAATCAGCCCCATACGCTCTATGAGGAGCTGTTCCGGCGGTTGCTGGGGCGCTGTCAGTCGATGGCGCCACGGAACAGGAAATTCAAGCTGAACGGGAAGATCTATCTGCTGGATGCCTCCCTGCTCGACCTGACCCTGTCCCTGTTCCCCTGGGCCAAGTACCAGAAGACCAAGGGCGCGGCCAAGCTTCATGTCGGACTCGACGCCGACGGCTATCTGCCCGCCTTTGTCGATTTGACCGCGGGCCGGGAACACGAAATCAATCTGGCCCGGACCCTCGCGCTCCCCAAGGGCTCCTACGTGGTCTTCGATCGCGGCTACACCGACTACGCCTGGTATCGGGAACTGTGCGACGACGGGGTGTTCTTCGTCTCCCGCCTCAAGAGCAACGCCATCGTCACGCCCGGCAAAAAGCGCCGGGGCCGTAAAAGTCCGGGAGTGACGGAAGACCGCGAAATCCGGCTGGGGAATCTTTCCGAAACCTTCCGGCTGGTGACCTATCGGGACGCGGAAACGGACATCGTCTATCAGTTCGTGACCAACGCCCTGGACCTTCCGGCGCAAACGGTGGCCGATCTCTACAAGGAGCGCTGGCAGATCGAGCTCTTCTTCAAGTGGATCAAACAGAACCTGAAGGTGAAGAGCTTCCTCGGCACCTCCATGAACGCGGTGAAGACTCAGCTCTGGATCGCCCTGTGCGCCTACCTGGTGCTGTCGTTTCTGAAGTTCCAGTCGAAGATCGGCGCCTCGTTACAACGGATGTTGCGGATATTGCAACTGAACTTGTTCGAGCGACGGGATTTGACGGAACTATTTAACCCGCCAACGCCGGAAAACGGCTTGCAGAACGGTCAGTTATGCCTGCTGTGA